The genomic segment AGGAAACTTCTTTAGCACTTTCTATTTAATATTATTGTTTATTATACTCTGTTTATACTTAAAAAATGTAAGAGTTATCATTCCGGCCAGCTCTTTGCGTTCACAAAGCTTTAGAGTTTTTTTAATTATATCTTTTAAATTCGTGATCCAAACTTAGATCTGAAACATCCGTTTTAGACGAGCATTTTGTTCTTGAAGTGCTTTTAGCTTTTTAAGGTGCTGTGCGTCCATACCGTCGTACTTCTATTTCCATTGGTAGAAGGTGGGAGCTGAAATAGGATGTTCATTACAAATATCCTTTGTAGACTTAACTGATTCATATTCCTTGAGAATGTTAACGATTAATGTGCTGAAAACTTGCTATTTTCCATATTATAACAACTAATTTAACATTTTTAATTTGGTCTTAAAACAAGTATGTCTAACAAAACAGGTAAGTTATTTTGGGAAATTGCTTTAAAGAGATATTACAAAAACGTATTTGATAGCATGTTGCAGTGAAAATTCAAACAAGTACATACTAAAAGAAATAATATAATTCCTTAGGTGAATAATATTAAAAATTAATAATCTTATCTTTAACGTTAGACAACGTCAATGCACTGGAGCATTGACTGGTAGCAACTATAAACTAATGAAAGAGAAAAAACAAACACTCGAATCTATCAAAAACAATCCTGATTTCTTTGAAATCAAAAAGGATAACTTGAAGAAAATTCATGGTGGATTAGCTTATGGAACGGGAACAGAGGCTTACACATCAGGAGATGGCATAACCGATTATGGTGACGGTGATGCCTAGTTAAATAAAAACGGTAAAATCAATTCTTGATTTTACCGTTCTTATTTTGGGAGCTAAATATTTTTTAGCTCAAATGAGCTGGATCTAAAACGTTCCGTTTCCAACTCATATGCCCCCTTAATAAGACCTCGGATAGGATTTTATCTTGCTATTTTAAATCTTGGTATCTCATTATTCTTTTTTCGCTACCCTGTTTTTTATGTTGAGCAAAGCGTCTTCAATAATTTTTACACTTGATATAATATCCACGGAGGACTTTGTTGGATTCGGATTGCTGTCAAATGTGATCCCTGAAATTTTTAAGGCTCTACAAATTTTAATTAAATATCCAAGTTTAACACTTACAATACCGCTCTCCATTTTATTATACTGTGATTGAGAGATCCCAAGCAACATGGCGATGTATTCTTGTGTAAAGCCATTTCTCACTCTCTGTTTCCTTATTTCATCCAATATTTTTAATTCTTTTTCTCTAATATCTTGTAATGAATCATTCATAGCTTAACAGTTTTGAGATCAAACTTTCTTTTATACGATAATAATTTAAATAGATTTTGTGGTATTGGGATTGAATAAAACGAATCTGACTATCTAAATTTCCTTTTTCAAAATGGTAATTATCATAGACTTGTTTTGATAGATTAATCTGAAGTTTGCTGCCTTCATATAAAATCTTTAAATCTTCATTCTCAAAGAGTTCAGAATAATTCTTAATAAAACCTATAGAACCTAAATTACTTGATGTTAATAATTTGTGTTTTAAAGTTTCAGACAACTGAATATCAAACTTAAGATTGGTTGGCACATCTTGATTTAATATCGCTGTAAATGATTGATTAAATATCAGTGCTCCTTGAATTCCAATCACATAGTCTGTCCAAAACAAGTCCGTACTTATCTGGATTACGTCATTAGAGAACAAGTAAGCGAAAAAAATACCTTCTAAAACCCTACGATTTCTGTTTAATGAGGCGATTTTGTCTATCAGGCTTAAATTGTCACTTATAGAGTGAAATATTTGTTCGTCACAAATTACTAAATAATCCAAATTTCGCTCTATGGATGTTCTTACACAATAAAGTAATTTTTCCCATTTATTATCTATAAAAGCCTCCAATAACTTTTCGCGGGTTATACTTCCGTCAGCATGTCTCAAGACTATATGTAACCCACAGTTGCTGGAAACGAAAATAGCACCGTTTAAAAGAGAATTGTATTTTTCCATACATTGATTCAATTTAGTACTTACCAAACATGTGCGAAGGAACTTTATAAAGCCAAGGTTTTTTGACTCCGGATCTTAGATTTATAGAATCCCTTAGAGCAAAATGTGATTCTGTTGTGGTATTCAAATAAACTTCGAGAGCTTCTAAACCCACAGCTTTTCTTCGTTTATTAACTCTTTTGATATCTACAACCGGATAGGGAAATGTCCTGTGGTACCTGATGTCATACCAAATCTGTGTACCATATATTTGCAATTCCCCACTATTGAGATTTATCCGGTCCAATAAATATGCATACTTATCAGCAGAAGCATTTTTTCTTTTTACTTCCGCTGCCATCTTTTTTAGTACCAATGTTTGAAAATCCGGCCATTTATTTAAGTGTTGAACGACCAGCCAAAACTTATCTGAACCGTCTTTTCCAACCTTGTTATATCCAGGAAAACCGAACTTAGAGAAAATGACTTTTGCATCCTCGTAGTTTTCACGATATATTTCTTCCATTCTTTTAAAAAAATAGTCATTACCATTAGCATTTTTAGGAGGGTTCATCATCCAATCTTGATCTTTCTTCGCCATTTGATTGATTTTATCTCTTAAAATGGTATCTATTTGACCGTAAACATTTATATATGCAAATATTGATGCAACAAACAAAACAATTGGTTTAATTAAATTTTTCATAATAATCTTTGATATACATAAACTTATCCAACTTTTGCTCTGTGTTTAAAAATAGTTCTTTCACATCTATATTTCCCTGCATTATTTCAGGAGTAGCGTCGGAATAGCCAAAAAAACTCTGCATAGAAATGAATGGATAAATTGTGAAAATTTTACTACTTAATCGACTAATAAACAAATCAAGCCTATCTGAGGTATTAAAGCTTTCTAGGAAAAATGTTTCAATAAACTTTCTATTTATTATTAAAAACTGTGCTCCTGTAAATTTATTCAGCCAAAACAAATTATCTGATATACATACTCCCGTTTCAAAAGAGCTAATTCCCCCAGACACAATATCAGCATTTACACCTTTAGCTTGTTTTATAATACTGTAGATGTAATTTTTTTTATAATTTTTCGTAAAACAATGATCATCTTCTGCAATAATAAAGTAATCATGGTTTTCTACTTTTGCAATTAATAAAATTTTTTCAAATGTTCTCAAAAGGCCAAACGATCCAATAGTATGATTTTCAGCAGTAAATATCTGTGGAGAAAACTCGGGATATTCTTTAAATTGCCCCAAAATATGTTCTCGTCTTTCCTTTCTTTCAACTAAATTTATAATGTAGACAGGAATACTGTTTTTTGTCAAAATATCACTCATAAGGATTGTATTTACATTTTTCCGGTTTACCATAAATATTTGATCCATGGGTGAATGCTCTACAGTCTAAACATATATAGCGAAACTCACAATCCCTACAGACTGAAATAATATCTTTATTAACTTCCCACATTTTTCTAAAATCATCGTTAAAAACTACTTCCTCTAATCTTACATTTTTTAAATTTCCATATGAAGAATTCAAAGAAGGGCAATTTTTAATTTCACCACTTTCATCGATGCTGATTTTTCGGTTTAGACACGTATTGTATTTTAAGGCCTCGGTATACATAGGGATATTTACCGCGAAGTTTGATGGTGAAATATCTCCACAACATAAGTTATCTACGTTACTACCTATGGTATATTTAATTGTTGTATGCGTATTATCAATATAATCATTTGATGTAAATGGGGAATTGTAAATATTTATCGAAGTAATAAATTTGTATCTATCCACTAGATCCCGAATTCCCTCAATCAAAAGATAGGATGCAAATTTTAGGAATAGATTTACAGATTGAACACGAGTTTGTCTCAAAAGATCTAATATCTCCTCTAACCCAGATCTTAACACTATGTCAGAAAATCTAAACTCAATGGCTTTGCAACCAAGATCAGACAGTTGTGAGAACAAATATCCAAAATTATGTGAAGATGTCTTTGCGACCTTTATAATTGCATTAGTTACAATTGACGGTGTGAAAAATTCTTCGTTGATAACGCTAAAGTTATTAGGATTAGAAGTAAAAAAAGCAAATTGATGTTCTATTAGATACTCTCTATATTCTTCAAGTATCTCCTGATCACTTTCACTCAAAGAATTTTTGTATTTGTCATACGGCGTAAAAAGAAGGTTTTCTATCAAATTATATAAGGAATGTGGCACGGTAGCGTAAACACCAGACTTTAGATCACAGATTATACTTCTTTTTGCACCTTTAACCAGTTTACAGGATGGAAACAAAACCAAATACATATTATTGTTCATCTCTCAATTGACTAATTTTTTTTTGAAAAATATGATATAAATATGCTTTATCATCATAAAATGCTGAATAACCAGACCTATTTTTATAAGATGGAGCGGTAGATTCGGCAATCGGCTGTGCAAAGAACCATACAGCGGGAATTATAAAAATATCATCCGGGTCCTTTAATTCATTTGATATAATTAAACTCCTATTTTTCATCATTGACTTTATCTAATTCAATTAATTTTTCAGCTATTATTTTTTCTAATCCATAATTACATGGCAATGAAACCATGCCAAATTGACCTATTGGATTAACTTCTAAAAAAACATACTCTCCCGAAGGAGTATATATTAAATCCAGTGAACCAGTGTTTAAGCCTAAATTATCCATTAATCTATTGATTGCCTTTTCGATTTCCAGAGGTAATTTGTAAGGAGCTTCTTTAAAATTATCCTCTTTATAGTCAGCTCTAAAGTCAATGCTAGAAGCTTCGTGCATTTGAGAAAATAATGCCATAGAATAACATTTACCGAAAAAATAAAATGTCCGTATTTCATATTCTTTGTTAACGCATGTTTGAAAGCAGGAAGGAAAAAAGAACTCTGGAAGCTCCATAAAATTATTATCAACAATACTTGTGAACATATTATATCCTTTGCCATTTATAGTAAATGCTGACATTTCTGATATACTCTTTACAATAATGGGCCCGAATTTTCTCATAAAATGACCTAACTCATTTTTTGTCCCGGTTACCAGTGTTAAGGGAACCGCAAGACCGTATTCTTTAGCTTTTTCTAGTACCATTAATTTATTGACCTGTATTGCCGACTCTGGGTCTATCCAAAAACTCTTGCGATAATAATAGCTGAAAAATTTCCTTAGAGACCGATATTCTGAAGTGACAAATTGATTATATTGATTAGCCAGGCGCGAATCTTTGAATTTGGAACTTTGAAGTCGTAGGTATGATTGATCAAGCCATCTTCTATTCCATACAACTTTTACTAAGTCAGGTTCTGGAATAACTTTTATTGATGTAGAATCAATGACTTTCCAGGTATCTTCTAATTGATATGTATACCGTTCAAATATTTCATTGCCATTGATACGTAAATAATCCGCTTTATAGTACTCTAGCCAGTCGATTACCATATTCGTAGATGGCTCAAGTTCAGATTTGCTAAAAATCAAAATCATTTTTAAAAATTTACCAAACAACAAATAAGAACGTTTAATTTAGTAAATATTTTTAAAGTAACAAAATAACGCATAAACATCTTATTTATATTGTAAGGGTTTATTCTGATAAATTAATAAAGAAATATATCTTTGCATGTTCGCTATTTTAACTTATAATGAGGTATAAATTTATTATAACACTGTTCAATTATTTATTTTTTTGCCTGTTGAACGCTAAAAAAAGCAAGCATAAGGCGAAGCAGGAATTTCTTTTGCTTATTAAATCCCACTTTAATATCTCAGCTGTGTTTAATAATGATAATTTTAATCTTCTCAGATTTCAAAGCGACAATATATTAATCCGACACCGCAGATTCTCTATTGCAATTGAATATATTAACATTCGATTTATTAATAATTGGAGATTTCGTCCAAACATTCAGGTTAAAGTTTTAAGTTTTATAAAGCAAACTTCCAATTCCAAAAAATATCCTAGCTCCACAGCCATAAAAGAAGAACAATTTCTGGAAAAAATATTTGATTTTATACCTCGAATTTACAAAATAATCCGCTTCGTTGATGTTAAGATTGAAGAACTGCATTTCGGTGATAAAGGCTGCAGCCCTATTTATATAAAAGACATAATTTCGATCCAAAATAGACTAAAGGCTAAGATAAGTGACCCTCAATATGCAGATCTATCAATAAATTTCCTCCCCAAAAAGATAATATTCAAAATCGTACCCACGTATAGTTCCAATAATCGGATAAATATTAAATCAGTATTTTGTTTAATTCAATTGGATATAATTACGAAAAGCCTAAAAATAGGAATTAAATCTAGAGGTCTTATAGCAAACGAAAGAAAGGAAAGTTTAAAATACATCAAGGTGAACAAAATTAAAATTCTTTTCAACATTGTTTTCAGTCAAAACATCATTTATCTTGATAAATTGTCAAGAATCGAATTGGATGAGATTATCTGTTATTTTATATCCAATTTGGATATAAATGATAAAGACTTTTTTAACATCAGTTTCTTTTGTGAATTTTACCCCCAAGATATAATTAAACTAATCCCAGATTTATATGTTCAAGACCTTAAAGAGTTACAATCAGACCGAAAATTAACTCTTAAGGTCGGACTAGGCTTTTTGATCTCTAATCCTTTATATTACGATTTTCATTTGTCTCTAGATGTCGATGAAAGGGCAACTATTCTACCAGGAATTTCATTAAGTTACCTAAATTACCCGTTTGATTTTCGATTTCAAGGCGGGACGAAAACTATTCCAATTGCTGAAGTAAATAAATCCCTTTCCGAAAGTCTTTTAGGCAAGGTTTTAGTTCATTCAGAAGATCCTAATTTCTATCATCACAGAGGTGTTGATGAATTTGGCTTAGGGTATGCAATTGCACGTAACTTTCACGAAAAAAGAGTCGTTCGTGGAGGAAGCACTATTACAATGCAGGTTGTCAAAAACTTGTTTTTAACCAATGAAAGAATGATATTTCGAAAAATTGAAGAGGTAATAATCGCACTTCTTATAGAGAATCATTTTAAAATTCCCAAAAGAAGAATATTAGATATATATTTTGAGATTATTGAAATGGGACCAAATATTTATGGGTTAAACAATGGATGTATGTTCTATTTCGGTAAACAGGCTACAGAGGTAAATCTTATTGAATCAATAGTTATTTCGTATATTATCCCTCGGCCCATTTTCTTTTTTGAAGCTTTAGTTGAAAAGAGCGAAAAACTTAGGAAAAATTTAGATGAATACTCTAATAAATTATTGATCAATCTTCTTAATGATGGGATCATAGACAAAGAAGATCTAGAAAATATTGAACCAATAGTATTTTTTACTCGTGACTTAGGAAGCTTAAAAATAAACTTTAAATTTTAATCAACAAAATGCATAAAAATCCATCTTGTCTTAAACCTATAATCGGACGATACAAGTGAGCAAGTGAGCAAGTTGTAAACCCATAATAGGACGATACAAGTGAGCAAGCAGAAGTTGGGCAGAGCCCTACTCTTCTTGCCCCATTTGCATAAAATGGGGTTTAGAGTATCCTCCGGGGATACTCTTTTCGCTTAATGATAGCATAAAGCCACTTTTTAGTATACCGGACAGTATACTTAGATTGATTGTATAAATTAGGCAAACAAATCCTGTGGGATTCATATAGATCCTTTCAATAACTTTATATTAAAATGATGGCCCTTTGCCCGATTGGCTTTGGAATTCCATTTGGAGGGATCACACTCCCGCCCTGTAGACACTTCTTTTGGGATACCATCGAGGGTAATCCGCATGTAGATAGCTTTGGGACCGCTAACATAATTTTTTGGTTTCTTCAAGTAGAAGAGCAAGGAATAATTTGTACTCATGACAATATCATTTAAGTGAAACAAAACCCTTTCCCGAAAGTCGGGAAAGGCTCTGCATCGCCATTGAAAAAAGACAATGAAACTCGATGCAAATGTAGCCTTGCAACTAAAACGGATCAAGATGTCTTATTTTTAAACATGTTGATTTTTAATCAGTTAAGGTATTATCAGTGAGTAAGTATACTAGAGGAAATGACTCACTGAATGACTCACTTTTTTCTTGGGAATTCTTAGAAGTTTTGTAGGTACTGAAAAACAAAAAGCCCGCAAACGTTTAATTTGCAGGCTTTTGTATGTTTTGACTTCAAGATGTGTAGCCCGTAGGGGAATCGAACCCCTGTTTCAAGAATGAAAATCTTGCGTCCTAACCCCTAGACGAACGGGCCTTTTTGTTTTGATGTTGCAAATATAGAGGCTTTTTCAAAAAGCGCAAAAAAAAAGTATTGCTCTGATGCTAATTCGTTGAATTTGAGAAAAATTATTTTTTTAAAGTATCTCGCCAACGGCATAGGCCAGCATATATTCATTGAATTTTTCGTAATGCACATCGAAAATACACTGCCTTTGATTGTGATTGAGCACCAATTGTAGAAGACCTTGTGACTGGTATTCAAAGGGCAGAATGGTCATGTTGTTTAGGAAGGAAACTCCAGAGTTCCCCTGTAATTTATAGATCGCCTCTTTGGCGCACCAGCAGGCGTACAACTGCTCATATTGGTTTACTCCCCGGCTGATGAAATCAAGCTCAGCAGGTTTGAGAAATTTGTGCTGAATCCGCTCTACCTTCGTTTTGATAATCTCCATATCGATCCCCACTTCACCTCTTGTACTGATCATGGCGGCGGCATAATCGAAAGAATGGGAAAGCGAGATTTTTTGTGGAAAATTGACGAGATAGGGTTTTCCATTGGCATCGGATGGGCAGTCAATGTACTTTGATGTGTTGAGAAGTGTACGCAATAACACACGGGTTGCGAGCCAGTGCAGCCGCCGTTTTCCTTTATTAAAAGAGGCTAGCTTGGCTTTTTCACGTTCATCTAGCTGAAGTTTGGACAAGAGGTCCTCATCCGACTCTTCGATGCGCCAGATAGCAAACTTGGTTTGTTCATCGATTTCACGTAAATACACTAGACTCATATCCAAATGTAGTAAACAAATTGCAGATTACAGCATTGAGGGAAGGGGATTCTGGCTGTAGAAGTGAACCTACCTGTCAGTGGAGACGGTTCATTTAAATAAAAAAATAACGTAAAAATTTGTGGGATAACTGTATTTTTGAATTTA from the Sphingobacterium thalpophilum genome contains:
- a CDS encoding helix-turn-helix domain-containing protein — its product is MNDSLQDIREKELKILDEIRKQRVRNGFTQEYIAMLLGISQSQYNKMESGIVSVKLGYLIKICRALKISGITFDSNPNPTKSSVDIISSVKIIEDALLNIKNRVAKKE
- the gwsS gene encoding grasp-with-spasm system SPASM domain peptide maturase — translated: MNNNMYLVLFPSCKLVKGAKRSIICDLKSGVYATVPHSLYNLIENLLFTPYDKYKNSLSESDQEILEEYREYLIEHQFAFFTSNPNNFSVINEEFFTPSIVTNAIIKVAKTSSHNFGYLFSQLSDLGCKAIEFRFSDIVLRSGLEEILDLLRQTRVQSVNLFLKFASYLLIEGIRDLVDRYKFITSINIYNSPFTSNDYIDNTHTTIKYTIGSNVDNLCCGDISPSNFAVNIPMYTEALKYNTCLNRKISIDESGEIKNCPSLNSSYGNLKNVRLEEVVFNDDFRKMWEVNKDIISVCRDCEFRYICLDCRAFTHGSNIYGKPEKCKYNPYE
- a CDS encoding biosynthetic peptidoglycan transglycosylase; the protein is MNAKKSKHKAKQEFLLLIKSHFNISAVFNNDNFNLLRFQSDNILIRHRRFSIAIEYINIRFINNWRFRPNIQVKVLSFIKQTSNSKKYPSSTAIKEEQFLEKIFDFIPRIYKIIRFVDVKIEELHFGDKGCSPIYIKDIISIQNRLKAKISDPQYADLSINFLPKKIIFKIVPTYSSNNRINIKSVFCLIQLDIITKSLKIGIKSRGLIANERKESLKYIKVNKIKILFNIVFSQNIIYLDKLSRIELDEIICYFISNLDINDKDFFNISFFCEFYPQDIIKLIPDLYVQDLKELQSDRKLTLKVGLGFLISNPLYYDFHLSLDVDERATILPGISLSYLNYPFDFRFQGGTKTIPIAEVNKSLSESLLGKVLVHSEDPNFYHHRGVDEFGLGYAIARNFHEKRVVRGGSTITMQVVKNLFLTNERMIFRKIEEVIIALLIENHFKIPKRRILDIYFEIIEMGPNIYGLNNGCMFYFGKQATEVNLIESIVISYIIPRPIFFFEALVEKSEKLRKNLDEYSNKLLINLLNDGIIDKEDLENIEPIVFFTRDLGSLKINFKF
- a CDS encoding Arm DNA-binding domain-containing protein, producing MSTNYSLLFYLKKPKNYVSGPKAIYMRITLDGIPKEVSTGRECDPSKWNSKANRAKGHHFNIKLLKGSI
- the gwsG gene encoding grasp-with-spasm system ATP-grasp peptide maturase; its protein translation is MLFGKFLKMILIFSKSELEPSTNMVIDWLEYYKADYLRINGNEIFERYTYQLEDTWKVIDSTSIKVIPEPDLVKVVWNRRWLDQSYLRLQSSKFKDSRLANQYNQFVTSEYRSLRKFFSYYYRKSFWIDPESAIQVNKLMVLEKAKEYGLAVPLTLVTGTKNELGHFMRKFGPIIVKSISEMSAFTINGKGYNMFTSIVDNNFMELPEFFFPSCFQTCVNKEYEIRTFYFFGKCYSMALFSQMHEASSIDFRADYKEDNFKEAPYKLPLEIEKAINRLMDNLGLNTGSLDLIYTPSGEYVFLEVNPIGQFGMVSLPCNYGLEKIIAEKLIELDKVNDEK
- a CDS encoding DUF6624 domain-containing protein, which produces MKNLIKPIVLFVASIFAYINVYGQIDTILRDKINQMAKKDQDWMMNPPKNANGNDYFFKRMEEIYRENYEDAKVIFSKFGFPGYNKVGKDGSDKFWLVVQHLNKWPDFQTLVLKKMAAEVKRKNASADKYAYLLDRINLNSGELQIYGTQIWYDIRYHRTFPYPVVDIKRVNKRRKAVGLEALEVYLNTTTESHFALRDSINLRSGVKKPWLYKVPSHMFGKY
- a CDS encoding 4'-phosphopantetheinyl transferase family protein, which gives rise to MSLVYLREIDEQTKFAIWRIEESDEDLLSKLQLDEREKAKLASFNKGKRRLHWLATRVLLRTLLNTSKYIDCPSDANGKPYLVNFPQKISLSHSFDYAAAMISTRGEVGIDMEIIKTKVERIQHKFLKPAELDFISRGVNQYEQLYACWCAKEAIYKLQGNSGVSFLNNMTILPFEYQSQGLLQLVLNHNQRQCIFDVHYEKFNEYMLAYAVGEIL